TTGATCTCAGCTTCGTCGATGAACTCATTGTCTAACAAGCACTTCTTGACGAATTCAAGAGGATCGCGAGTAGAACGAGTAAAGGCAATTTCTTCGCGATTCCGGTAGGTGGTTCCTGGGTCCGACATGGAATGACCGTGGTATCGGTACGTCATCATTTCAACATACATTGGTCCGTTGCCGCTGCCACAaaattcttttgcaaagcgcATGCCTTCGCGTACCGCCAGTACGTTCATTCCATCGATACGTAACCCAGGAATGGAGTTCCCCATCTTGTAGTAATCAGATATCGACGAATGGCGATCAATTGATGTCCCCATTCCATAGTGATTGTTTTCAATGCAGAAAATCATGGGCTGGAATGGCAGAGCAAAGAGTGAGACAAGAACTTGTCCGCGAAAGTTGGCGGTGCCATGCGAGCGCACTATGGTAtccgatgatgatgactCACAAGCTTCCAAAGGGCACTCATGTTGGCAGATTCCCAGATCTGTCCTTGATTAGCCGCACCATCACCGTAACACGCGATGGCAACATTCATCTTCTCTCCTGGCTTGGCATTGTACTTGTTAGCGAAGGCAAGGCCGGCGCCGACCGGAACTTGTGCACCTACAATCCCCTGTCCTCCAAAGAAGTTGTGCTTTTTATTGTAAAAGTGCATGGATCCACCTTTTCCTCTGGACATGCCGTCAATGACACCAAACAGCTCACCGACAACCTGACGGACTGATCCACCTCTCGCTAAAGCGATACAGTGACAGCGATAGGAAGTGATCCACGAGTCTTCCGGCTCAAAAGCGTTCAAAATTCCGGTCGCCACGGCTTCTTGTCCATCGTATAGATGACAGA
The sequence above is drawn from the Phaeodactylum tricornutum CCAP 1055/1 chromosome 21, whole genome shotgun sequence genome and encodes:
- the PDHA1 gene encoding precursor of dehydrogenase pyruvate dehydrogenase E1 component alpha subunit (Probably catalyzes the reaction: pyruvate + lipoamide = S-acetyldihydrolipoamide + CO2.) — translated: MLHSVSLTASRLIAARTLSLSKAAAKTSSLFRSFSTSDGTFDLTGCFQTHNLDSAPSESVTATKQELVDIFELMYTMRRMEITCDNEYKARNIRGFCHLYDGQEAVATGILNAFEPEDSWITSYRCHCIALARGGSVRQVVGELFGVIDGMSRGKGGSMHFYNKKHNFFGGQGIVGAQVPVGAGLAFANKYNAKPGEKMNVAIACYGDGAANQGQIWESANMSALWKLPMIFCIENNHYGMGTSIDRHSSISDYYKMGNSIPGLRIDGMNVLAVREGMRFAKEFCGSGNGPMYVEMMTYRYHGHSMSDPGTTYRNREEIAFTRSTRDPLEFVKKCLLDNEFIDEAEIKSTEKRIRKSVQEEVMKAKESTSPPLDELTKHIFATSLEPQCDSEYPPHIRMPNYEKSFWANGHRN